In Streptomyces sp. SLBN-118, the following are encoded in one genomic region:
- a CDS encoding Crp/Fnr family transcriptional regulator: MSLFGQDRSFLDALSVQDRRALLAEGASRNYQPGDVMIRERDTTTYVLALLSGWAVVSVETERSARLILALRGAGEVVGDQAAVDQGPRSATVTALGRVEAVAVSGVRFRGFLAARPHATSLIMRQLSTRLRSSDIERRSLASGTVLQRLAARLVELAERAGRRADEGTVLELPLPQHDLAAAIGATREAVAKALRLLREQDVVRTANRRVIVTDLQVLLLLAQGRVQPPGTRPSEKSPPAV; the protein is encoded by the coding sequence ATGAGTCTGTTCGGCCAGGACCGCTCGTTCCTCGACGCACTCAGCGTCCAGGACCGCCGGGCGCTGCTTGCCGAGGGTGCGTCCCGCAACTACCAACCCGGCGACGTGATGATCCGCGAACGGGACACCACGACCTATGTGCTGGCCCTGCTCTCCGGTTGGGCCGTTGTTTCGGTCGAGACGGAGCGCAGCGCCCGGCTCATTCTCGCGCTGCGCGGCGCGGGCGAGGTCGTGGGTGATCAGGCTGCCGTCGACCAGGGGCCCCGCAGCGCCACCGTCACCGCACTCGGCCGGGTGGAGGCGGTGGCCGTGTCCGGCGTCCGCTTCCGGGGCTTCCTCGCCGCCCGGCCGCACGCCACATCACTGATCATGCGTCAGCTCAGCACCAGGCTGCGCAGCTCCGACATCGAGCGCCGCTCCCTGGCCTCCGGGACCGTCCTGCAGCGGCTGGCCGCCCGCCTCGTCGAACTCGCCGAGCGGGCCGGCCGCCGTGCCGACGAAGGCACCGTGCTCGAACTTCCCTTGCCGCAGCACGACCTGGCGGCAGCCATAGGAGCGACCCGGGAGGCGGTCGCCAAGGCACTACGCCTGCTCAGGGAGCAGGACGTCGTTCGTACAGCCAACCGCAGAGTGATCGTCACCGATCTTCAGGTGCTCCTGCTGCTGGCCCAGGGCCGGGTGCAGCCACCGGGGACACGGCCCTCGGAGAAATCTCCGCCGGCTGTGTAA
- a CDS encoding Pycsar system effector family protein — protein sequence MAESLLTSVREDIGRADTKAAILLSGAVAFLAVVASKGETPLPAADLVPPLLVVGGLFWSAGVLMLVAVILPRTRIGADRTLLRDLATRATSEQLLARLAVSGEDVTGWLLDQASVHGAVLAAKYRWLRLGVCSLALGALLALFSELW from the coding sequence ATGGCGGAAAGTCTGCTGACCTCGGTCCGCGAGGACATCGGCAGAGCCGACACGAAGGCGGCGATCCTGCTCTCCGGCGCGGTCGCCTTCCTCGCCGTCGTGGCCTCCAAGGGAGAGACCCCGCTGCCTGCCGCGGACCTGGTGCCGCCGCTTCTCGTCGTGGGCGGACTGTTCTGGAGTGCGGGCGTGCTGATGCTCGTCGCGGTGATCCTGCCGCGCACCCGCATCGGAGCCGACCGCACTCTGCTGCGTGACCTGGCGACCCGCGCCACCTCCGAACAACTGCTGGCCCGCCTCGCCGTGTCGGGCGAGGACGTCACCGGCTGGCTGCTCGACCAGGCGAGCGTGCACGGAGCCGTGCTCGCCGCGAAATACCGGTGGCTGCGCCTGGGTGTGTGTTCGCTCGCGCTCGGCGCGCTGCTGGCCCTCTTCAGTGAACTGTGGTGA
- a CDS encoding vWA domain-containing protein, with amino-acid sequence MQLRSKAGALVVAGVLLVLSGPPTATATEPARTHAPGAAKAAAAAEGPDPIDFAVVVDQSKSLADKDLIREVEAAALLSQGEISERSRAAVIGFGSSEKAGQSPVREVCGLTVADAAGRQRLSDCVQQLSRRDPKHTGPGTDFPAAVRQAVDRLSEGADTAVPKVVFLLTDGKLDVSDSPEYGTDAASRQANGAKRLTEELARARRESVQIWPLGFGSQIDKAALTAMAEGGYRNGCADLPGATPRMRVVDSSAEIDQALQETFAAARCARIAQGTVGKPPADLTVTIPPIATDGSITVSKHDPKVSVTYYDPSGRKVPTQGDFDGSTFEASGQDGPVEALRVKNPLPGRWRVHVEAPEGHRDREVAVRAIWQGKLRSAVTLDPASPRAGERAVVEVRMQTRRGVVVTDARQLAGVKVSARLSGTGFTPVTVRLVDDGREPDRQAGDVRFTGTLTVPAGASGDLELTTQMAAPGVSADHRPLHARVTSGTEKVTAGLTVERKSVHPGDTVEGTLDVTNNDTGPHVLRLALADQSPGSAVRISPATVTAAPGERTRARFALSLGPGTPLGEVGGSITVVDTGDAGRVLDSSFLDVRVEARPTWWDHWKGWVTLGATLALLFAAFVVVRLAARRRRRDLAGVQLELSTEGRPLDELTIRSGQSTGGEFHFTVDRARGAAPSLQRSTPGASGVHRLRRTGGGELLLRPHQGRESAVRAGESTGIADGLELVVRDRRAPAGRPSRAGRTWPGGSRGGGRGARTAGEEGGAQRRGRWSRPTRDGDAPDRPRPAADDAGSEEQPAGTRRFDPNF; translated from the coding sequence ATGCAGCTGAGAAGCAAGGCGGGCGCGCTGGTGGTGGCCGGTGTGCTGCTGGTGCTGTCCGGGCCGCCGACCGCGACTGCGACGGAGCCCGCCCGCACGCATGCCCCCGGCGCGGCGAAAGCCGCCGCGGCGGCCGAAGGTCCGGATCCCATCGACTTCGCCGTGGTCGTCGACCAGTCGAAGTCGCTCGCCGACAAAGACCTGATACGCGAGGTGGAGGCGGCGGCACTGCTCAGTCAGGGCGAGATATCCGAGCGCTCCCGCGCCGCCGTCATCGGCTTCGGCAGCTCCGAGAAGGCAGGACAGTCGCCGGTGCGCGAGGTGTGCGGGCTGACCGTCGCCGACGCCGCCGGACGCCAGCGCCTGAGCGACTGCGTACAGCAGCTGTCCCGCCGGGACCCCAAGCACACCGGCCCCGGAACCGACTTCCCGGCCGCGGTGCGCCAGGCCGTCGACCGGCTGTCCGAGGGCGCGGACACCGCCGTCCCGAAGGTCGTCTTCCTGCTCACCGACGGCAAGCTCGACGTCAGTGACAGCCCGGAGTACGGCACCGACGCCGCCAGCCGCCAGGCCAACGGAGCCAAGCGGCTGACCGAGGAACTCGCCCGCGCCCGCCGCGAGTCCGTCCAGATCTGGCCGCTCGGCTTCGGCAGCCAGATCGACAAGGCGGCCCTGACCGCGATGGCCGAGGGCGGCTACCGCAACGGCTGCGCCGATCTGCCCGGCGCCACGCCCCGGATGCGCGTGGTGGACAGCTCGGCGGAGATCGACCAGGCGCTCCAGGAGACGTTCGCCGCGGCCCGCTGCGCCCGGATCGCTCAGGGAACGGTCGGAAAGCCCCCGGCCGATCTCACGGTGACGATCCCGCCGATCGCCACCGACGGCTCGATCACGGTCAGCAAGCACGACCCCAAGGTGTCGGTCACGTACTACGACCCGAGCGGCCGGAAGGTGCCCACCCAGGGGGATTTCGACGGCTCGACCTTCGAGGCGAGCGGGCAGGACGGACCGGTCGAGGCCCTGCGGGTGAAGAATCCGCTGCCGGGCCGCTGGCGCGTCCACGTCGAAGCGCCCGAAGGGCACCGGGACCGGGAGGTCGCCGTCCGTGCCATCTGGCAGGGCAAACTGCGTTCTGCGGTGACCCTGGACCCGGCATCCCCGAGGGCCGGGGAGCGTGCCGTCGTCGAGGTACGGATGCAGACCAGGCGCGGTGTCGTGGTCACCGACGCGCGCCAGCTGGCGGGCGTCAAGGTCTCCGCGCGGCTGTCCGGAACCGGATTCACTCCGGTCACCGTGAGGCTGGTGGACGACGGCCGGGAGCCGGACCGCCAGGCCGGGGACGTGCGCTTCACCGGGACGCTCACCGTGCCTGCCGGCGCCTCGGGCGATCTTGAACTCACCACGCAGATGGCCGCTCCCGGGGTCAGTGCCGACCACCGCCCCCTGCACGCCCGCGTCACATCGGGCACCGAAAAGGTCACCGCGGGACTGACGGTCGAGCGCAAGAGCGTCCACCCCGGCGACACCGTCGAGGGCACCCTCGACGTCACCAACAACGACACCGGCCCGCACGTCCTGCGCCTCGCCCTCGCCGACCAGTCGCCGGGCTCCGCGGTGCGTATCAGCCCGGCCACCGTCACAGCGGCCCCCGGCGAGCGCACCCGCGCCAGGTTCGCCCTCTCGCTGGGCCCCGGCACCCCGCTCGGTGAGGTGGGCGGAAGCATCACGGTCGTCGACACGGGAGACGCGGGACGGGTGCTCGACAGCTCGTTCCTCGATGTCCGCGTCGAGGCCCGGCCCACCTGGTGGGACCACTGGAAGGGCTGGGTGACCCTCGGCGCGACGCTGGCGCTGCTGTTCGCGGCCTTCGTGGTCGTACGTCTCGCGGCACGCAGGCGACGCCGTGATCTCGCAGGCGTACAGCTGGAGTTGAGCACGGAGGGCCGGCCCCTCGATGAGCTCACCATCCGGTCCGGGCAGAGCACCGGCGGCGAATTCCATTTCACCGTGGACCGGGCGAGGGGCGCGGCGCCCTCGCTGCAGCGCAGTACCCCCGGAGCGTCCGGGGTCCACCGGCTGCGGCGCACCGGAGGGGGCGAGCTGCTGCTGCGCCCCCACCAGGGGCGCGAAAGCGCCGTGCGCGCGGGTGAGTCCACCGGTATCGCCGACGGCCTGGAGCTCGTCGTACGCGACCGGCGCGCTCCGGCCGGGCGGCCTTCACGTGCCGGGCGCACATGGCCCGGCGGCAGCCGGGGCGGCGGGCGCGGCGCACGTACCGCGGGCGAGGAGGGCGGCGCACAGCGGCGGGGCCGCTGGTCACGGCCCACCCGTGACGGTGATGCGCCGGACCGCCCGCGCCCGGCCGCCGACGACGCCGGAAGTGAGGAACAGCCCGCCGGTACCCGCCGGTTCGACCCCAATTTCTGA